The Apodemus sylvaticus chromosome 12, mApoSyl1.1, whole genome shotgun sequence genome segment CTATCATTTACCAATAACTCCTCAGCTTAGAGAAGGACTTTATGTCAATCTCTCTTCTCCTTGCTGGGATTTGGCCTGGCTTGAAATTACACATGTCTTATGGATGCTGTCATAACTAATGTGAGCTCATGTGGATATCTGCCCTGCTATGTCCAGAAAACAATATGCTTCTTTTACTCATCCACAATCTCTTACTCTAAcaatctttctttttacttttctataaAGTCCCTAAGATTATAAAGTATTCACTTATTCACATCTCATTGCTTATAGGcatttgacttaaaaaaaaatgtttactaaTGAGACCCAGTGAAATTTTGTACATATTATATACTGtctcacttttaaaaaatagaatattttaaaagccaatCTTTGCTCTAGACTACAACTCGATGGTATACTGTGCTCTTCTATTGATGCTAGATATTATGTACCATTTCTGTGCTCAGGTATTTGTATCTGATTAGTAATAACCTGGGAGACCTAGgttatgctatatataatccATTCAGTTAGTGGAGAGATCCCATTAAATGTACAAATTGGATAACAATTCTTCTTAGAGTTGGCTGACCTAAGAAGAATGCAGAAGGACAAATGTGATGTGAAGGTAAGATATATTCAGAGCCTTAACCTTTCCACTCTGAGTACTGCCCAATCATTAATCGAAGGGTTTAGATGAATGGTGGTCTCTGGACTGTTAATGACTGGAGACGATACAGTATTATATTGAAGGATGGTTGCAGTTATTTACCCAAGTGAATGGTCAGGTATTTGATAGGAAGGAGGCTATAGTCCCTGCTCATCCTGAATCTGTATTAGTAGTCATAAACAATGTATATACTATATTTTGGTCCCAGTGCTAATCTTTTCACAGGAAGCTCAATGTCAGGGATTGAGTATTTTATTTCCACTTAATGTGGCCTGTTTATTAAGACAATACAGTATTACCTCCCTGTAACTACTATATTTGccattgtctttttttgttgaCATTAAGAAAACATTACCTTTAGATCAATGAACAAGTAAAATACTTCGCACTCTGGGTAAATGCAGTTATCCTGTTATTCATCTGGACTATAAATTTATGCAAATGAAACTGTGAGATAGTCCTCAGATGACAAAAAGTTCAAATACTGACATAACTAGTTTTGAAGAAAATGAGAGTACAAATGTTTTGTGGGAAAAAAAATTATTGCATTAAGATGTCCAGGGTAAAAATGGTGGTGACATGGATTGAGTACAGGTTGCAATCCTATTATGGGAATTTAGAATACTGGATTTAGAATAGTATTTGCAGAGCATTAGAGAGATTGCTCTGCAGTTGAGtatgcttgctgctcttacagagaaccttaCTTGAACTTTGAGCACCCAACTCTGGCTGCTCacactgcctgtaactcaagctccagatgatctgatgccctcctctggcctttgaGTGCATATAAATaggtacacagatacacaatacacataaatcaataatttcaaaagtaaaataaaatctggaatacTATTGTAAATAGCCAGTAAGCAGTTGTTGGACCAGACAACCCATTGTGGCCACTGCAGTATGATGGTATGAAGAAAGAAGTAGAGACATTCAGCATAAAACATATAGCTACTATGTGGATTAGGTTGGTAAGTGATAAGGAAAATGAGGCTGAATGTTGACACAGCTCCAGGCAAGTAGAATTTTAAAGGGGCAAGCCAATTCCTCCTTCCTCAAGTTGGTATTCTTGATGTGTAAATGAAGAGATGAGAATTGGATTGTTTCTTTAATGTCATGTTTTATGGTCATTGCAAAGCAGGCAATATGATTAGATTGCAGAACTCCAAAGTGAAGATTGCAGAGGCAAGTCACTGGAGAGACACATCTCATCTGACTCACTTCTGTGGACCTCACTTCTTACCCAAAGGGATCCATATGAGAGTTAGTCATAGTAACCCCAGGGAACATTTATTAAGCAGTTAGTGGAAGAGTTTTGCTTCCAGAAGTGTGAACTATAAATGAGGGAATGTCTTGGGATAAAAGTGATATCAAGAAGAGGGGGACTAGTTCTGTTTTAACCAACGCAATAAGGTAATGGTTGGAGGTCACACAGGAGAGGTAAGAGTGGCTAAAAAAATAGCAGCAAGAGGCAGTTTTGATTTTTTCTGGATAATTTCCATTTGAGTACCGCCATGACATTCTACAGATATTAATAGAGATTCTCCATGAGGAACCTAGTGCACATCCATCAATAACTAGAGAATCACATGCTACTACCATGTCAGGAACCTGAAACTTAAACTCCGTCATTTACAGAACTTCAAGGAAAGAGGAAGCAGTGGTTTGGACCAAGATTTACTTTGAGTTGGTGATGAAGACAAATGTAGAAATATAATTCCTGAAAGAAGACATTACTTGTAGTACTTTTGCACCACTCTACACATCTCATAGGGGCTTTGCTTTGTAATTCTCCATTCTCCCTATCCATTGCAGTATTCTCAAGTGTGTCCCCCATTAGGATACTTCTAGAAAACACATCCTTTTAGCCCATGGATTTTTCATATTCTCCCAAAGTTTTGAGCTTTGAGATATGCTCCTGAGATAGCCTGATTTTAGACCgtctttttctctttcaaccTTTGATGAGAACCTCGATGAGTTCCTGGAGAACACCCAATAAGACTTAGCTTTTGACAAAGGTAAGTCTCCTTTTCCTACCATATACTGGTTGTTGAATCCATTATACAATAAGGGTCATTATTTCAGAGTATCATGGGTGCATTTAACTAGGAATGGTaggagaatgagaatgagaatgagaattttGCTCTCATTTtccttgttggtttgttttgccaAAGCAGAGAGGAGAAAATCCTAGGCCTGACTCTGGTACCATAGTCTACAAATATTGTTCTGTGAATTAAGGAAGTATAATTCTCTGTGGCCACTGTCACCAACAGTTATTGAGCAAATCACTTCTGACTTCTAGTACTCAATTCCTATTTCATCTAGTACATGGAATGGATTTTATAGataatctgtgattttttttgacaTGTGTGTTCTATACCTTCGACTCTGGAAAACATTGTCCAGAGGAATACCATAAAGCTACTTATTTGCTGTCTTTCTCTCATTCCCAGGACTCATGGATCATGTCAACTACACCTGGACCCGGACTTTCATCCTTGCTGGTTTCACTACCTCTGGCACCCTGCAACATCTTGCAATCTTTGGGACCCTTTGCATCTATCTCCTCACACTGGCAGGGAACTTGTTCATCATTGTCTTGGTTCAGGCAGATTCAGGGCTGTCcactcccatgtacttcttcaTCAGTGTCCTCTCCTTCCTGGAAATCTGGTATGTCAGTACCACAGTGCCCACCTTGCTGCATACCCTGATCCATGGGCATTCACCCATCCCATCAGCTGCATGCTTTATCCAGCTGTATGTCTTCCACTCCTTGGGTATGACCGAGTGCTACCTGTTAGGTGTCATGGCCCTGGACCGCTACCTTGCTATCTGTCGCCCACTGCACTACCATGCACTCATGAGCAGACAGGTACAGAAACAGCTAGTTGGGTTTACATGGATGGCAGGCTTTTCAGCTGCCCTAGTGCCTGCAGGTCTAACTGCCTCTTTGCCCTATTGTTTGAAAGAGGTAGCCCATTACTTTTGTGACCTGGAACCTGTAATGCAGTTAGCATGTGTGGACACTAGCTGGCATGCTCGGGTTTATATTGCAGTGATTGGCATGATCAATACATGCAATCTTGTTTTCATCTTGGGACTCTATGGAGGTATTGTGAAAGCTGTGCTGAGGCTGCCTTCAGCTGCTAGCCGTGCCAAAGCTTTTTCTACATGTTCCTCCCATATAACCGTAGTGACATTGTTCTTTGGCTCTGCCTTCATTGTCTATGTAGGGCCAAAAGAGATTCTAGCTGAGGGCAGAGACAAGCTTATTGCCTTGGTATATACTTTGTTCACCCCTTTCTTCAACCCTATTATTTATACTCTTCGcaataaggaagtcaaagaggcTTTTAAGAGGGTCACACAGAGGATTAAGGCTGTGCTGAATTGATTTTGAAGTCCCCTAGATTTATATTATACCATTTGAAAAGTGCAAGATTTAGCTGCTTACTTATGTAGACAGTTACCTGGTTGTTCCAATAATATGTGAAATTTTCAACTCAAGCAGTTTATGATCAGGACAAATTTAAAAATGTCCTAATGTGGGAGTGGGTGAGCCAGAGATTCTAAGGGAGAGAAAAAACATGAAGCTCACCTTTCTCAGGCAGAACTTAGTAAGAAATTGTTATAATTTCTACAATCTGGACTGGCTCTGGGTTTGCATTTCAGACTGGACTTTTGGAGAAAGACCCAGAAGATATTGAAATTAGTTAAAGATGTGGGAAGAGAGCATTGGGCAAATGTTGTGATGGAGACCAGTGAATTATGAAAACAGAACACACGAGTACATGGAATTCGGTATACTTGGGCAATATTGTGATACAATATGTTGGAAGATGGAGTGGAGGTTTCCTCTAATATGAAACAGAATGGGATAGGGGAAAAAAGTAGCTTAGACAATTGGCAATATAAACAGCTTATGAAATCACTGTCTGCACTCTGAATCCAGGCCACAAGAAAACATTGTTGGTGCAGCTCATATGGGAAGAACCGGCTTTTTGAACCATGCAAAGATGTAAAGACACCAGTATGGATGTCTTCACTCAGGAGCAGACAGTAGCTGTTCTGTGCTTCTGCTTTTACAGTGTATATGGTTTCACCTCAGAGCAGACCTGAGGGCACTGTCAAGCTTATTGCTTTAGTGTATGCCCTCCTGACTCCATCCCTCAACCCTATCATCTATTCCCTCCACAACAAAGAagtgaaggagggggagggaagagggcttatgggacttgtggggagtggggacccagaaaaggggaaatcatttgaaatgtaaataaagaatacatcgaataaaaacatttcttaaaaattaaaaaaaattaaaaattaaaaaaaaaaagaagaagtgaaGGAGGCCGTGAAGAGGGTCAGAAACGAGATCAGGACTTGGTTGAGGGACACCTAATTGTCTCTGTTGGCATTATCCACATTTGGggtaaatgcaaaaaaaataaatggcttGTTAATCATTTTGCAGAATCAAAATAAATGCCCATAAGAGTACCACTGAATTTAGCACTTACTATACTGCATACTCACCCTCTTAGATCAATCAAATGTAGAGCAGAATGAGGGAAAGGCTTTTTTATCTGAATTCTGTCCAAGAAATATCACAGCAGATTAAAACCTGGCATAGAAAAATGCTTGAATTGAATTTGTGACTTTgataattatctatctatctatctatctatctatctatctatctatctatctatctgccttgTACCTTGCCTCTGCCAAGGTTTTAGTTCTGTCTTTTTAATTATTAGATCATCCCTAAGTGGGTATCTGATGGCTCACAGTTTACACATTTCTAAAGTGGAGGGGACAGAGTGAACAGCCATTGCCACCATAAAATGAAAATTCCACCCAAAATTAGCAGCAAACTCGGATTTCAACACATGATCCTATCAGAGAGTTTAAAAGATAGAAAACATGGGTGACAGAAACTACCCAGTGACATCATTTGTAGACTTTCATGTGGAGTCAACAGCTCTCAGCTGATGGAGACTAGTAATCTTGAGTCATCTCACAGAAACCAGCTCTGAATCACAGAATTCTCCGGGTGCTTGGATGTTATGGAACAAGGGTAGCAGCACTGAGTGTGTTGTCTGAGATCTTCCAGGATCATGGATTCTTTTATTCATAGAATGGATTTGAAGCCGTATTTCACAAGAGGAACATTAAATAAAACCTCAGGCACCACAGGAAAGGGGAATGGCACACAAAGCTGCAGTGTCAGACTCCTGATAAAACTGTTCCCTGTAGCTTGTACACGTTAGAGATTTGTGAATTCTGAGTCTCCAAAGCAACACCAAGGAATGGTCTGGTTATTGGAATGACAGAATTAAAACCTTGGCAGAAGCTAGGAACTTGGTGAATGTGTCCTACTTTTCTCattcatatacatgaatatatatatatatatataaatatattccacttaaaaaaaagcatttaggTTTTTAAATGCTCCCCACATCAGGATTGGTGATTATTGTTGTTATGTATATGCAGGTGTGTTTACATGTGcaatatgtagtgtgtgtgtgtgtgtgtgtgtgtctgtgtatgttttgtGAGTAGcttttttgtgtgagtgtgttatgtggtgtgtgggggggggcggtgtatgatatatgtatggtgaggtgtgtggtgtgtggttaTCTTGTATGACTTCAATTGAGCCTGTATCCGAGCTTGGCTTCAGATATACTGCATATATCTGGCTGACCTTAAATTCAAAATATACTTCTTTAGTCTACACAAAGCCTCAACCACAGCTTTACAAGCATATCTAGCCTAAAATAAGCTTTAAAACCTTCAGAATTTCTGTTCCTCTGACTGGTGA includes the following:
- the LOC127697412 gene encoding olfactory receptor 10C1-like, producing the protein MDHVNYTWTRTFILAGFTTSGTLQHLAIFGTLCIYLLTLAGNLFIIVLVQADSGLSTPMYFFISVLSFLEIWYVSTTVPTLLHTLIHGHSPIPSAACFIQLYVFHSLGMTECYLLGVMALDRYLAICRPLHYHALMSRQVQKQLVGFTWMAGFSAALVPAGLTASLPYCLKEVAHYFCDLEPVMQLACVDTSWHARVYIAVIGMINTCNLVFILGLYGGIVKAVLRLPSAASRAKAFSTCSSHITVVTLFFGSAFIVYVGPKEILAEGRDKLIALVYTLFTPFFNPIIYTLRNKEVKEAFKRVTQRIKAVLN